gggggtcatagatagcagctttagggaattagttacaccaaagtttgtagatagatgggtaactgtaagagggactgggaagaagcagtcagtgcagggaaccCCTTCGGTCGTTCCCCTgaaaaacaagtataccgctttggatacttgtggaggggacgacttaccaggggtaagccatggggtacgggcctctggcacggagtctgtccctgttgctcagaagggaaggggagagaggagcagagcattagtaactggggactcgatagtcaggggcacagataggagattttgtgggagcgtgagagattcacgtttggtatgttgcctcccaggtgcaagggtacgtgatgtctcggatcgtgttttccgggtccttaagggggagggggagcagccccaagtcgtggtccacactggcactaacgacataggtaagaaaggggacaaggatgtcaggcaggctttcagggagctaggatggaagctcagaacgagaacaaacagagttgttatctctgggttgttgcccgtgccacgtgatagtgagatgaggaatagggagagagagcaattaaacacgtggctacagggatggtgcaggcgggagggattcagatttctggataactggggctctttctggggaaggtgggacctctacagacaggatggtctacatctgaacctgaggggcacaaatatcctgggggtggagatttgttagtgctctttgggggggtttaaactaatgcagcagggccataggaacctggattgtagttttagggtaagggagaatgagagtataaaggtcaggagcacagatttgacgtcgcaggagggggccagtgttcaggtaggtggtttgaagtgtgtctacttcaatgccaggagtatacgaaataaggtaggggaactggcagcatgggttggtacctgggacttcgatgttgtggccatttcggagacatggatagagcagggacaggaatggatgttgcaggttccggggtttaggtgttttagtaagctcagagaaggaggcaaaagagggggaggtgtggcgctgctagtcaagagcagtattacggtggtggagaggatgctagatgggactcatcttccgaggtagtatgggctgaggttagaaacaggaaaggagaggtcaccctgttgggagttttctataggcctccaaatagttctagggatgtagaggaaaggatggcgaggatgatcctggataagagcgaaagtaacagggtagttgttatgggagactttaactttccaaatattgactggaaaagatatagtttgagtacattagatgggtcgttttttgtacagtgtgtgcaggagggtttcctgacacaatatgttgacaggccaacaagaggcgaggccacgttggatttggttttgggtaatgaaccaggccaggtgttggatttggaggtaggagagcactttggggacagtgaccacagttcggtgacgtttacgttaatgatggaaagggataagtatacaccgcagggcaagagttatagctgggggaagggcaattatgatgccattagacgtgacttgggggggataaggtggagaagtaggctgcaagtgttgggcacactggataagtggagcttgttcaaggatcagctactgcgtgttcttgatatgtatgtactggtcaggcagggaggaaggcgtagagcgagggaaccgtggtttaccaaagaagtggaatctcttgttaagcggaagaaggaggcctatgtgaagatgaggtgtgaagtttcagttggggcgatggatagttataaggtagcgaggaaggatctaaagagagagctaagacgagcaaggaggggacatgagaagtatttggcagataggatcaaggaaaacccaaaagctttctataggtatgtcaggaataagcgaatgactagggaaagagtaggaccagtcaaggacagggatgggaagttgtgtgtggagtctgaagagataggagagatactaaatgaatatttttcgtcagtattcactcaggaaaaagataatgttgtggaggagaatgctgagacccaggctatgagaatagatggcattgaggtacgtagggaagaggtgttggcaattctggacaggctgaaaatagataagcccccggggcctgatgggatttatcctagggttctctgggaggccggggaagagattgctggacctttggctttgatttttatgtcatcattggctacaggaatagtgccagaggactggaggatagcaaatgtggtccctttgttcaaaaaggggagcagagacaaccccggcaactatagaccggtgagcctcacatctgtagtaggtaaagtcttggaggggattataagagacaagatttataatcatctagataggaataatatgatcagggatagtcagcatggctttgtgaagggtaggtcatgcctcacaaaccttatcgagttctttgagaaggtgactgaacaggtagacgagggtagagcagttgatgtggtgtatatggatttcagtaaagcgtttgataaggttcccccacggtaggctattgcagaaaatatggaggctggggattgagggagatttagagatgtggatcagaaattggctagctgaaagaagacagagggtggtggttgttgggaaatgttcagaatggagttcagttacaagtggcgtaccacaaggatctgttctggggccgttgctgtttgtcatttttatcaatgacctagaggaaggcgcagaggggtgggtgagtaaatttgcagacgacactaaagtcggtggtgttgccgacagtgtggaaggatgtagcagtttacagagggatatagataagctgcagagctgggctgagaggtggcaaatggagtttaatgtagagaagtgtgaggtgattcactttggaaggaataacaggaatgcggaatatttggctaatggtaaagttcttggaagtgtggatgagcagagggatctaggtgtccatgtacatagatccctgaaagttgccacccaggttgatagggttgtgaagaaggcctatggagtgttggcctttattggtagagggattgagttccagagtcaggaggtcatgttgcagctgtacaaaactctggtacggccgcatttggagtattgcgtacagttctggtcaccgcattatcggaaggacatggaggctttggagcgggtgcagaggagatttaccaggatgttgcctggtatggagggaaaatcttatgaggaaaggctgatggacttgaggttgttttcgttggagagaagaaggttaagaggagacttaatagaggcatacaaaatgatcagggggttagatagggtggacagtgagagccttctcccgcggatggaaatggctggcacgaggggacatagctttaaactgaggggtaatagatataggacagaggtcagaggtaggttctttacgcaaagagtagtgaggctgtggaatgccctacctgcaacagtagtgaactcgccaacattgagggcatttaaaagcttattggataaacatatggatgataatggcatagtgtaggttagatggcttttgtttcggtgcaacatcgtgggctgaagggcctgcactgcgctgtatcgttctatgttctatgttctaatggtcaTTCTGTATCATAAAAGCAAGACAGAGAACTGACTGATAACCAGAATCCCTCACTATCGCCATCCTGGGagataccattgaccaggaactgaactggactaaccatataaatattgtggctacaagagcaggtcagaggctaggattctgcggcatgtaactcacctcccgactccccaaagcctgtccaccatctacaaggcacaagtcaggagtgtgatggaatactctccacttgcctggatgagtgcagctccaacaacactcaagaagctcaacaccatccaggacaaagcagcccacttgattgctacccaatCCACAAACACTCATCCGTCTATCACTGATGCAAAGCAGCAgccgtgtctaccatctacaagatgcactgcaggaactcaccaaggtttcttagacagcaccttccaaacccatgaccacaaccatctgaaggataagagcagcagatatctgggaacgccatcacctggaggttcccctctaagttattcaccaccctgacttggaaatataatgccattccttcactgtcgctgggtcaaaaccctggaattccttccctaacagcacagtgggtgcatctacacctcagggactgcaacgactcaagaaggcagctcaccagcacattctcaagggcaaatagggatgggcaataaatgctggcccagcagcaacacccacatccagtAGGTGAatctaaaaaaaatatatattccatTGAACTGCATCCAATGTCAGTTATTCCAAAATGCATTTGGTGGGTTTACTTTCCCTTTCGCTATCTTTTATTCTAAATGGGGTGTCCCATTAGTTTCCACTCTCATTCTTGAGCCCTGGAAGGACTTTACTGTCAAATACAATGGGGTGGATTTTCTGCCTTTGTTTTCAGTGGGCAGGAAAGGTGGCAGGGGTGGAGAATCGAGGGAGAGTCCCAAAACTACATTCACGCAGGCTGGAATGCCCCACTCGATTAGCCCTGTCCATCTCCAGTGATACAATGGGGTTCCTACCATGCAATGGGCCCAATTACCTCGGGGCAGAATGAGCCTTTTAAGAAAAACATGTTTTTTTAAGAAGGTACAGTTCAAAAGATGGCTGATATTACAAAGGGGACCATTCTCTGGAAAGTTCCTGTGTGCATTGTACTGACAgaccactccccacactctcattccaagaAGATAGCTCAGAAGAGAGCAGCCCCAAGGTTCACCGAGACTGTGCTTCATAGAATGTTGGAAGCGATGGAGGGGGGAATACTgtgggtgggtttctccgtcccgctgctccaggtttctggttcagcacgcaggaaggattctccgtttcgccggctggtcaatgggatttcccattgtggggcagccccacgccatcgggaaacccccgggctgccggcaaaacggagcatcccgacggcagagaattcagtCCCCTATTCCGGTGGGAAGGAGGCTCCAGCCCGCGATGATCAACTGGTCCTGGAGGGAGGTGGTTGAGGCGGTTAGTGCTGTCAGCCTCACCAGGTGGACTGGCACGCAATGTTGGAAGAAGCTGAATTACCTTCTTAGGGCAGCTCggatgagtcaccacctctgttctTCTGGCGTCACTCCTGTCCCTCATGCTTcacatcaccccccccactccatagaggccaatcaaaacccacctgcctacttctccctcacatcccactttgcaccaaaccccaacatctATATTGTCCTCTTTGGTCAGGTgctttgcacacacatgccaccagctacagaccccctcccccatgtaACTCACCTATATGCGTCTCGCCATGTTATTTATGTGATACCAAGGAAAAGGCAGACCATAACAGAAGAGAGTGAGAAAAGACCGGAGGGGGCGTCTCCTGACCTCAGGGCTCTGACCCCCACCAAGCAGGTCGGCATGCGACAACCAAATGAGCTCCCAACGTAGAGATATCCCAATAGCAAGTGAgttacccctctcccacagaccactccttcccaagataataataatcttaattagtgtcacaagtaggcttacattaacactgcaatgaagttactgtgaaaatcccccagtcaccatactccagcacctgtttgggtacattgaagggagaattcagaatgtccaattcacctaaaagcacgtctttcaggacttgtgggaggaaaccggggtacccAGCGGAAACtcacgcggacactgggagaacatgcggaatccgcacagtgacccaagcagggaatcgaacctgggcccctagctctgtgaagcaacagtgctaaccactgtgctaccatgctgcctctcacgttGTCTCTAGCCTTGCAGGATCACATCAGATGATGCCGGCCCATCTGGGGTACCTCACCCCCCCGGTCACATCCACAGCATATCTGCCTCTgttcaacctctccctctctcatggcataaaatcatagaatggttgcagAACAGGAGGGAGTCATTTGGTCCACAACATCTGTCAGCTCCCTGCAAGAGCTACTCAACCTGCCCCACTCCCTGACTCCTCATTGCAGCCCTGTAAATGTTCTCTTGAGATGATTATCCaagagtaataatctttattattgtcacaagtaggcttacattaacactgcaatgaagttactgtgaaaaacccctagtcgccactgaAAGCTTTTTATTGAAATCTATGattgaatccacctccaccacacaCCCTAGCAGCACATCCTTTCTTTGAACACTTACACAGGCGTACAGTTTGTTTTGACCTACAAGAGGACAAATTCATGACTCACGCACAAGGATGTCATGCTTAATGTTTATTGGTACTGACATATACAGATTTAAAAGAGGCAGCTTAACAATGAGCACAGATTTAATGAGTATAAAAAGAAACATTTTTAACTCCACTCCTTGCAATTCAATGCTTCAAAAACAGCTAGCAGTACACCTCACAGTGATCAGCTCCTACCATGTGTAGATTTTCCTTCCAACAGTCAGGATCAGCTGACTGCAAACTCCTTCTGGacagtatgttattctctaagtctaaataaagattgtagacttccagttaacacaaatactttattcagtgggtcgttctgtttccagagcttaactagatataatacagtcaagaggtatgaccagtgaagctaaggtaaactgcctatgctgagctgtctctgtctgctgctgctcactagccctgtgcttctaaaagaggcggatcctcccttgggctggaccctttatacctgtctctgatgctgccctctagtgatgttgtggctgttacatctgtctgtagtccctggtgtatgtgcagatgtatgtacagatgtacagatcactttaGACAGCAATAACAAGGTTACCGTATCATACTGTTTTATACTATTACATACTGTTTTATACTCTTTATTTTACAGAGGGATAAGGTATATTACTGACAGTGTCATGTGGTGCAGTTGGTATTTTTCTTAAGTCAAAACAATCAACCTTCCAGATGAAGATGTTTATTGAAGTGGTCAGTAGAACACTGTATGTAATTTGCAGTCTCCAAGCTCTGTTTCTCAAATACCAATGTCTCTTTCCACCTGCACTATCTGTTCCTTCCCTTTAGCAATGCTTACTTTCACAGGTCAGCAAGTTCAACAGATTAGTTATCAAGCAGGTGGGAACAAGAGTTTATCCCCTTGGTATTGTTCACAGTTCTCAATATATGCTGTTTAAATATCAAGCTTACAAATAATGTCAAAAGCCCTCCTTGTCCTTACAGTATCCCCATCAAGTGACGATACAGTTATTAAAGAATTCAGTAAGACACTGCTGGGATTCAATCGCGTTCAGCCCTCTGCCACAGTTTAAACAATTGATTCTTCCCCTCTTTCAATTTTGTGGTATCAGGTCAATATTAAGAATGATCAATCGAGTCACCACTGTAAAATAATTCATATCCACAGATGGATAGTGATATTCCAACATCTCATCAGGAACAATCATCCCCTACTTCAGGGATTTCATGATTATTCTGGATCAGAGTGTAATAATGTTTTGGGGGATTGACTAAAAGACCTCACTGACTCGACTGACAAAATTTTCCAGAGACGTGATACTGACTTTTGCAGTAGTGAAAAGGTTTGTCATAGCCAAACTGAGTCTCATGCTGGTGTAATTGTTTAACTTCTTTTCTACAGCAATTTCTACCTGATTATGTGAATTAGCAGTATTCTAGCAGATATATTTCCGAATAAGCAGATTCTGAGTATACAAAATACCCAAATTACCCCCAAAATAAGTACCAATTCTACAACAGTTCCAAGCAAGGTGCATATACGTCAAGCAACAGATAAAAGATAGATTTAAAAGATTCTCAGGTTCtttcatcatcccccccccccatgaataaTTATTGCTAATTAGGTAATCCCATCAGATTAGGGGATGGGTCTGTTTGAGATCTTTATTTCCCCCTGCAGCAACTCGTGGCCAGACCATCATCGAATGCAAGTTATCTCGAAATTATCCACAGGAAGATTACAAGTTCTGGACAGTGTGGGAATTCTGTCCTAAGTGAATatgtcagtttgaattcaactcctGACAATGCTGTGCTGGTACATTCCCAAAATTCTTTTATTAACTCTCGTATCAGCCAGATTGAATATTAGACACACCACCTAGAGAGGACATTAGGATACAATATCATCCAAGTCTGAGCTATCACTAACCCATTAACTTTCCATGATAGCTGAACCATGTTTATCACTGGATATACACCTACCCACTATACCATACCACCCCTTATACAGACTTCCAAACACACCCGCCCTCACATAGTGTCATTAACTGGCTTCCCAAACCTTTTATTAGATTTTTCTCATTTTCATTTGGTGGTGTGATTTTCCTATTTCTATCTTCTATCCTAAAGTGGGAGCATTCCATTATTTAGTGATGCCATCTGAGATGATTCATGTGACAGAGGCTTATCTTCAAGAGGAACCTTCTGGAGAAATAAAAATATTGCCAGTGTTTATTTATTTTGAAAGTCCCATTTCCTGCTGGGAGGAACTGGTCAAACTCTGGAACCCAGTAAAAAATAAGGCATTTAAATCCTAAAATATCTGCTAATTATTTGCAAACATGCATACTCAGAAAATACCTGCATTTGATAAAGCAAATCTCTTTTGTGTGGAGCCCTGCAAtgacatctcctacaagagaggatctgatcatcgccccttgacattcaatggctttaccatcgctgaatctcccgcaATCAACATTCtgagagttaccattgatcagaaactgaactggactagccacattaatacagtggctaccagggcaggtcaaaggctaggaatcctacagaaagtaactcacgtcctgactccccaaagcctgatcaccatctacaaggcacaaacaagtcaggagtgtaatggaatactctccagatgcttggatgagtgcagctgcaacaacactcaagaagctcgacaccattcaggacaaagcagcccactagattgctcccccttccacaaacattcaaacactccaccaccgacgaacagtggcagtcatgcgtaacatctacaagatgcactgcagtaactcaccaaggttccttagacagcaccttccaaacccatgaccactaccatccagaaggacaagagtagcagatacctgggaaccccacaacctgaaggttcctctccaagtcactcatcaccctgacttggaaatatcgctggggcaacatcctggagctccctccctaacagcacggtgagtacctacacctcagtgactgcagcggttcaagaagccaactcaccaccaccttctgaagagcaaccagggatgggcaataaatgctggtccatccAGCGATGAATTCAAAAAACACTACGTGAGAAACATTCAGCAGCTGCTTCCTTACACTATCCATAGTAAAACAAAATCATTGCACTttgctgtggatgggggtcggggtgGATTGCAAAGGACGTGTAATCATGGAGAGACTTCAAAAAGTAAAAAAAGAAATTAAAACAAAGTAGTTCAAAGAAAGGgaattctgaagaagaatcatatttgACTGAAACATTTACTCTGTTCCTCTCTgcgcagatgctgctagacctgctggatTTTTCCAACATTTCattacagatttccagcatctgtcatattttgcttttattgttgTGATAAATTATCTTTCTCGTACCACCTTCCGTAGAGTGCTGCAGTCACAAGACCTGCTGACATCCCCTTCTTAATCATATAAAAATCATTGTTACTCCACCCTTTGCTATCTGCACGATAAATTTTCATCTCACTAGCCAGAATTTCTGGAAAAATATGGCGTGTGCTGAAATTCCCCCACAACTTAAAGTCTATGATGTCAGTAGCATTTGTAACACCATGTCCACAGGTGTCATAATCAGAGCCTGCACACTTCACTAAGGCACATACTTGCAGGTAGCGTGAACCAGTCACTCTGTGAAGCCCATCATAGGCTCCTAAAGCATACAGATTAGTGGGTGTGTTACCATGTTTGTACGCTACATGGCAACAGAGGGCATTAGTACAGACTTGCAGGTTACCTTGCAGCCCTGTCAAAGAAATTAATGTATAATTATCAGACATCATCTTCGCATGAAAAATATCTCCGGCACCATCCATGTGGGACACTGTGCAATTTGTGAACAGATCAGTTTGTTCCTGCTTAACTGCCCCCTTCTGCTCCTGAAGGAAAGTGGATGTCTGGGAATCAGACTGTTCTAGGGTGTGATTATTGATGGATGTAATTATAGGGACATCAGCCACAAGAAGTTTTCCTTCACGACTCTTCATGTTGTAGTAATAGGGGAAATCTAAAGGCGTGTAGATGCCACTTCCTGTCATGTTGTATTCAGGATGATGCTGATTGGAAACAAGAAGATTGATACCGAATGCAGCAGCAAATGCTTGGTGAAACTGTACTGCGGATAAGAGTGGCAACTTGTTCATCCAGGCTGTGGGAAATATAATTTGTTTTATACCATAACGCTCAATTAAACTTACTGCGGGCTCATAGAACAATATATCAAAGCAAGTAAAAATGCCAAATTTTCCAGCAAAAGGTGTATCAAAGATGACGTGTTGCAATGTCTTAGGTTTATTGTAATAAATTTCTGTCCTGAAAAGTTTCCATTTCTGGTATTTGGCTATGAGAGTGCCTTCAGCATCAAAAACCACGTTTGTGTTAAAGTGATATCTTCCATCTGATGGACACTTAGGGTCACTAAACTCACAGGCTTCTCTTTCCCCCAGGTTTGCTATCAAGTACATACTGCTGTTTCTTGCCATACAGCTCAGTTGATAAAGGACCTACAATAAAACAGATATTGAAACATTGACACATTTTGTGATACATGTAT
The genomic region above belongs to Scyliorhinus torazame isolate Kashiwa2021f chromosome 6, sScyTor2.1, whole genome shotgun sequence and contains:
- the LOC140425010 gene encoding biotinidase-like, which translates into the protein MEAFCLRWLLVWQCFVIPVWGLEFYKAAVYEHSTVLRQNLIPPTREEALELMQKNLDIYQEQVHEASKQGVKIIVFPENGIHGFPPTRATIYPYLEPIPDPDVVQWNPCLHPTEYSDTEVLYQLSCMARNSSMYLIANLGEREACEFSDPKCPSDGRYHFNTNVVFDAEGTLIAKYQKWKLFRTEIYYNKPKTLQHVIFDTPFAGKFGIFTCFDILFYEPAVSLIERYGIKQIIFPTAWMNKLPLLSAVQFHQAFAAAFGINLLVSNQHHPEYNMTGSGIYTPLDFPYYYNMKSREGKLLVADVPIITSINNHTLEQSDSQTSTFLQEQKGAVKQEQTDLFTNCTVSHMDGAGDIFHAKMMSDNYTLISLTGLQGNLQVCTNALCCHVAYKHGNTPTNLYALGAYDGLHRVTGSRYLQVCALVKCAGSDYDTCGHGVTNATDIIDFKLWGNFSTRHIFPEILASEMKIYRADSKGWSNNDFYMIKKGMSAGLVTAALYGRWYEKDNLSQQ